The nucleotide window AGGTAGACCATCCCCAGTGACTGGGTATCGGGTGGCCGAGGAGATGCTCGAAGTGGAGCAGGTCGGCCGCATGGCGCTCGGCGCGTCGGGTGCGCCGCCTCCGGCGCCGACCCCGAAGCCACCTGAGCCCGCCATCATGCCCACGCCAAGACCCACGCGGCGGATCAAAGGCCACCCGGCGCGGACGTGAAGCCGTTCACCTCCTCAGGCGTCGTATCGCCGGCCAAGGTGTCGGCGCTGGCCTCGAGCGACACCGTGATGCGATCCAGTACAGCCGAAACCTCATCGCGCACAGCCGATGAGGTGTTGCCAACCGCCCGCTCAACCTCCGCGGCGAAGACCTCGAAGCCACGCTCGATCAGCCTCCGGCCGGCCGGGGTGAGAGCGAGAAGAACCTTGCGTCGGTCCTCCGGGAAACGCGTACGAGTGACGTAACCGGCGGTCACCATCCGATCGGCGAGCCCGGTGACCGTGCCACCCGTGAACTGCAGGCGGCCGGCGAGGTGCGTCGGGGTCTGCGGCCCGCCGTGATAAAGGTGCCCCAGTGCGGCGGCCTCGGTCCGGCCCAGCCCGACAGCGGTCGCAAAGGCTCGCTGGTATCCCTCGCCTGCAGCGATCAGGGCACGGACCCGGAGAGCAAAGTCGCTCATGACTTCCGATCAATACACTTTTGTGTTTCACGTCTTCGAACCGCTAGTGGGCACTCTAAGCATGCCTGAGGCCGTCAGCAGTCGAAGTCCAAGACTGGCCGAACCGGGCAGGCATACGCCCACACTGTTGTCGCCCGCCAACACTCCGGAGGTTTGCCGTGACGCAGTACCCGAGCCTGATGCACACCGCCATCGACGCCACCGACTGCAGAGGCCTCGCGGAGTTCTACCGCGAGTTCCTTGGGCTCCGCTACCGGCCCGGCGACGAGAAGCCTGGCGGAGGTCCCGACGATGCGGACTGGCTCGTGCTGCTGAACTCCGAGGGCAGTCGTGTGTTTGCCATCCAACAAGTTCCGCAGCTCGCCAAACCCACCTGGCCCACCCACCAGGTCCCCAAACACATGCACCATGACTATCGAGTGGGCGACATCGACGAGCTCGAACACCAACGACACCGCGCCGAACAGCTGGGCGCGACACTTCTCTACGACCGCAGTTCCGACGAGG belongs to Mycobacteriales bacterium and includes:
- a CDS encoding MarR family winged helix-turn-helix transcriptional regulator, with the translated sequence MSDFALRVRALIAAGEGYQRAFATAVGLGRTEAAALGHLYHGGPQTPTHLAGRLQFTGGTVTGLADRMVTAGYVTRTRFPEDRRKVLLALTPAGRRLIERGFEVFAAEVERAVGNTSSAVRDEVSAVLDRITVSLEASADTLAGDTTPEEVNGFTSAPGGL
- a CDS encoding VOC family protein; protein product: MTQYPSLMHTAIDATDCRGLAEFYREFLGLRYRPGDEKPGGGPDDADWLVLLNSEGSRVFAIQQVPQLAKPTWPTHQVPKHMHHDYRVGDIDELEHQRHRAEQLGATLLYDRSSDEDEPLFVLADPAGHPFCLLVQ